The Chryseobacterium aureum genome contains a region encoding:
- a CDS encoding YceI family protein, whose amino-acid sequence MKRLLLFAMVCASISFVSAQKKFDKVAKVTSSEIRWWGYKVVKTEASSHSGTVKLKSGKFNFDHTVLVDGEFVIDMRSLMAGDVSDEDQIKLTNDLKSTNFFEVKKFPVAKFHLTKIIPLANSEYNSTVYGDLTLKGVRKTISFPANVYVTQFTTSIESAKFSLNRRDFKVFYQSSLKDYFIKNEMDIQFKVSTEMLDNENRVPKKKK is encoded by the coding sequence ATGAAAAGATTACTATTGTTTGCTATGGTGTGCGCAAGTATATCATTTGTTTCTGCTCAAAAGAAATTTGATAAGGTTGCAAAAGTGACTTCATCGGAGATCAGATGGTGGGGGTATAAAGTGGTGAAAACCGAGGCTTCTTCCCACTCAGGAACAGTAAAGCTGAAAAGCGGAAAATTCAACTTTGACCATACGGTTCTGGTAGATGGAGAGTTTGTAATAGATATGAGAAGTTTGATGGCGGGAGATGTATCTGATGAGGACCAGATCAAGCTGACCAACGATCTGAAAAGTACAAATTTCTTTGAAGTAAAGAAATTCCCTGTTGCAAAATTCCATTTGACTAAAATTATTCCTTTAGCAAACAGTGAATACAATTCTACCGTTTACGGAGACCTTACCCTTAAAGGCGTGAGAAAAACAATTTCTTTCCCTGCAAATGTATACGTTACCCAGTTCACTACCTCTATTGAGTCTGCAAAATTCTCACTGAACAGAAGAGACTTTAAAGTATTCTATCAGTCTTCACTGAAAGATTATTTCATTAAGAACGAAATGGATATTCAGTTCAAGGTTTCTACGGAAATGCTGGATAACGAAAACAGAGTTCCTAAGAAGAAAAAATAA
- a CDS encoding prephenate dehydrogenase has translation MKISIIGVGLIGGSMALKLREKNIASFIYGIDNNTQHINDALNLKIIDAGVDLEHGIKNSDLIILAIPVDAARKLLPSVLDLVTDQQTVMDAGSTKAGIVNAVKDHPKRSRFVAFHPMWGTENNGPKSAIAESFSGKAGVICNKQESADDALSTVEKVVNALDMHMIYMDAKDHDVHTAYISHISHITSYALANTVLEKEREEETIFQLASSGFSSTVRLAKSHPEMWVPIFKQNKENVLDVLNEHISQLRKFKSALEKENYEYLEELITNANRIRGILR, from the coding sequence ATGAAAATAAGTATTATTGGAGTAGGATTAATCGGAGGGTCGATGGCTTTGAAATTAAGAGAGAAAAACATCGCCAGCTTCATCTACGGAATCGATAACAATACACAGCATATCAATGACGCATTAAACCTTAAAATCATTGATGCCGGAGTAGATCTTGAGCACGGAATTAAAAATTCGGATTTGATCATTCTTGCCATACCTGTAGATGCTGCCAGAAAACTGTTGCCTTCTGTTCTTGACTTGGTAACTGATCAGCAGACGGTAATGGATGCTGGTTCTACAAAAGCGGGAATTGTAAATGCGGTAAAAGACCACCCGAAACGTTCTAGATTTGTGGCTTTCCACCCGATGTGGGGAACAGAAAACAACGGTCCAAAATCCGCTATTGCAGAAAGCTTCTCCGGGAAAGCAGGGGTGATATGCAACAAGCAGGAATCCGCAGACGATGCATTGAGCACCGTTGAAAAGGTCGTTAATGCACTCGATATGCATATGATTTATATGGATGCAAAAGATCACGATGTTCATACTGCATATATTTCTCATATTTCCCATATCACATCCTATGCACTTGCCAATACGGTATTGGAAAAAGAACGTGAGGAGGAAACTATCTTTCAGCTTGCCAGTTCCGGTTTCTCAAGTACAGTACGTCTTGCCAAATCGCATCCTGAAATGTGGGTTCCCATTTTTAAACAAAACAAAGAAAATGTGCTGGATGTTCTGAACGAACACATCTCCCAGCTCAGAAAATTCAAATCTGCCCTTGAAAAAGAGAATTATGAATACCTTGAAGAACTGATCACGAATGCTAACAGGATCAGAGGAATTTTAAGATAA
- a CDS encoding L-serine ammonia-lyase: protein MESISVFEIIKVGIGPSSSHTMGPWNAAAAFIRIIKREKSIEEVKEVFLEFFGSLAKTGIGHGTDIAGMLGLNGEDFKTINTSKIDEKIEYIKSTQTINLGGEKIIPFVYGHHLILNMKKSLDFHPNGMIFRAVFEDGTELVQDFYSVGGGFIASQEKNSIQKQCVRTLYPCHKASDIAKYCEKLGLDKMSDLIFMNEESWRTQEETRQEALYIWQQIKECIYKGVNKEGVLPGGLNVSRRAAGINRKLLGDKIYKNKDEWFQQVVDAEENFTNINKWIACFALAVNEENASFGRIITAPTNGASGVIPAVLMYSQAFTPFTSEDDIVRFLLVAGEIGTLFKKNATISAAMGGCQAEIGVSSAMAAAGLTEILGGSVGQVLMAAEIAMEHHLGLTCDPIKGLVQIPCIERNTMGAMKAITAANIALESDPTKAKVTLDEVILTMWETAQSMSDRFKETSEGGLAIAVNVPEC from the coding sequence ATGGAATCAATATCGGTATTTGAGATTATTAAAGTAGGGATAGGTCCGTCCAGTTCGCACACGATGGGGCCTTGGAATGCAGCTGCTGCATTTATCAGGATTATAAAAAGAGAAAAATCAATTGAAGAGGTAAAAGAGGTTTTTCTTGAATTCTTTGGCTCTCTCGCCAAAACGGGGATTGGCCACGGAACTGATATTGCAGGAATGCTGGGACTCAATGGAGAAGATTTTAAGACCATCAATACTTCAAAAATTGATGAGAAAATAGAATATATCAAAAGTACTCAAACCATTAATCTGGGAGGCGAGAAAATCATTCCATTTGTGTACGGGCATCATTTGATCCTCAATATGAAGAAGAGCCTTGATTTTCATCCGAACGGAATGATCTTCAGAGCTGTTTTCGAAGACGGAACAGAGCTTGTACAGGATTTTTATTCTGTAGGAGGCGGCTTCATTGCCAGCCAGGAAAAAAACTCAATTCAAAAGCAGTGTGTACGTACATTATACCCTTGTCATAAGGCTTCGGATATTGCAAAATATTGCGAAAAGTTGGGGCTTGATAAAATGTCGGATCTTATTTTCATGAATGAAGAAAGCTGGAGAACCCAGGAAGAAACAAGGCAGGAGGCGCTCTATATCTGGCAGCAGATCAAAGAATGTATTTACAAAGGGGTTAATAAGGAAGGAGTTCTTCCGGGCGGACTGAATGTTTCCCGAAGAGCGGCAGGAATTAACAGAAAGCTTTTAGGAGACAAAATTTATAAGAATAAAGATGAGTGGTTCCAGCAGGTTGTAGATGCTGAAGAGAACTTTACCAATATCAACAAATGGATTGCCTGCTTTGCACTGGCAGTGAATGAAGAAAATGCAAGTTTCGGAAGGATTATTACAGCTCCTACCAATGGAGCGAGTGGGGTAATACCGGCGGTATTAATGTATTCACAGGCTTTCACCCCCTTTACCAGTGAAGATGATATTGTAAGATTCTTGCTTGTGGCAGGAGAGATTGGAACCTTATTTAAGAAAAATGCAACTATTTCTGCGGCGATGGGAGGATGCCAGGCTGAGATCGGGGTGTCTTCTGCAATGGCAGCAGCCGGACTTACTGAAATTCTGGGAGGAAGTGTAGGACAGGTTTTGATGGCGGCGGAAATTGCAATGGAACATCATCTCGGGTTAACGTGCGACCCAATCAAAGGGCTGGTACAGATCCCATGCATCGAAAGAAATACCATGGGCGCTATGAAAGCGATTACTGCAGCCAACATTGCGTTGGAAAGCGATCCTACCAAAGCAAAAGTAACATTGGATGAGGTGATTCTCACGATGTGGGAAACCGCTCAGTCGATGAGTGACCGTTTTAAAGAAACTTCCGAAGGTGGACTGGCCATCGCGGTTAACGTTCCGGAGTGTTAA
- a CDS encoding alpha/beta hydrolase yields the protein MKIYIVSGLGADFKVLERIEFPKHCELIFIDWLIPEKNEPFEDYVKRMAEKIDDSEPFCLLGYSFGGIMVQEINVLKPAEKVVILGSIKSDKEKSNFIKTGGLTKIPRLLPVRLFNDKAANVYAGIRKLFDPKNPKILQYFKVRDPYYLKWSVEKVSEWKFEENPNVIQILGDKDIVFPIRNSKPDYVIKGGTHLFPATKYKEVSKILSEVFCEKQ from the coding sequence ATGAAAATTTATATCGTAAGCGGTCTGGGAGCAGACTTTAAAGTTCTTGAAAGAATAGAATTTCCCAAACACTGTGAATTGATTTTTATAGACTGGCTTATTCCCGAAAAAAATGAGCCTTTTGAGGACTATGTGAAAAGAATGGCAGAAAAAATAGATGATTCTGAACCATTCTGTCTTTTAGGCTATTCTTTTGGAGGCATCATGGTGCAGGAAATCAATGTCCTGAAACCTGCTGAGAAGGTGGTGATTCTGGGAAGTATAAAATCCGATAAAGAAAAATCCAACTTTATAAAAACCGGCGGGCTGACTAAAATCCCAAGATTACTTCCTGTAAGGCTCTTCAATGATAAGGCCGCCAATGTATATGCCGGTATCAGGAAGCTTTTTGATCCCAAAAATCCAAAAATCCTGCAGTATTTCAAAGTGAGGGATCCTTACTACCTGAAATGGTCTGTGGAAAAGGTTTCCGAATGGAAATTTGAAGAAAATCCTAATGTAATTCAGATTTTGGGAGATAAAGATATTGTTTTTCCCATCAGAAACTCAAAGCCTGATTACGTGATTAAAGGGGGAACACACTTATTTCCCGCAACAAAATACAAAGAAGTTTCAAAAATTTTGAGCGAAGTGTTTTGTGAAAAACAGTGA
- a CDS encoding ammonium transporter, giving the protein MKVGLKWIVSFSIITLVAIGGLCWNPAGNLPAAGEFLSEDKIVGADVAWILAAAGLVLLMTPGLSFFYGGMVGRKNVISTMLQSFIALGVISMVWVVIGFSLSFGESLGITIAGKHYGIIGNPLSYPFFSGVGNLPHKMMAPTIPFILFALFQMKFAVITPAIITGSFAERVRFISYLLFIVLFSIFIYTPLCHMVWHPDGLLNKYFGVKDFAGGTVVHMSAGFAALAGAMVVGNRKNPHHEPSNIPYVLLGTGMLWFGWFGFNAGSALSASASAATAFGTTTIASASAMMTWIFFDRINGRSVSALGACIGAVVGLVAITPGCGFVSIQESLFIGFITAIVSNVMVNWKGLKKIDDTLDVFACHGVGGIMGMILTAVFAHGEKASLLHGGIEVFLHHMAALVLVSVFTFFGSLVLYKITNAVITLRVSEESENKGLDLSQHEESFS; this is encoded by the coding sequence ATGAAAGTAGGATTAAAATGGATCGTTTCATTTTCTATTATTACACTGGTGGCAATCGGTGGTTTATGCTGGAATCCGGCTGGAAATCTTCCTGCTGCCGGGGAATTTTTGAGCGAAGATAAAATTGTAGGTGCCGATGTAGCCTGGATTTTGGCTGCGGCAGGACTTGTTCTGCTGATGACACCCGGTCTTTCTTTCTTTTACGGAGGAATGGTTGGCAGAAAAAATGTAATCTCTACCATGCTGCAGAGTTTTATCGCTTTAGGAGTCATCTCTATGGTCTGGGTGGTCATCGGTTTTTCATTATCTTTCGGGGAATCTCTTGGTATTACCATTGCCGGAAAACATTATGGTATTATCGGAAATCCATTAAGTTATCCTTTCTTCAGCGGGGTTGGAAATCTGCCGCATAAAATGATGGCCCCTACGATTCCTTTTATCCTGTTTGCTCTGTTTCAGATGAAATTTGCTGTTATTACTCCCGCTATTATTACCGGATCATTTGCAGAAAGAGTCCGTTTTATTTCATATTTATTATTTATTGTGCTTTTCAGCATTTTTATTTATACACCGCTTTGCCATATGGTGTGGCATCCCGATGGTCTTTTGAATAAATATTTTGGAGTAAAAGATTTTGCTGGTGGCACCGTGGTGCATATGAGTGCCGGTTTTGCAGCGCTTGCCGGAGCCATGGTGGTGGGAAACAGAAAGAATCCCCATCATGAGCCTTCCAATATCCCGTATGTGCTTCTGGGGACGGGAATGTTGTGGTTTGGGTGGTTTGGTTTCAACGCAGGGTCTGCGCTGAGTGCTTCTGCATCTGCTGCTACAGCTTTCGGAACGACTACCATTGCCTCTGCTTCGGCCATGATGACCTGGATCTTTTTTGACAGAATCAATGGGAGAAGTGTGTCTGCTTTGGGGGCCTGTATCGGAGCCGTAGTAGGATTGGTGGCGATTACTCCCGGATGTGGTTTTGTAAGTATTCAGGAAAGTCTTTTTATAGGATTTATTACAGCTATCGTTTCTAATGTAATGGTAAACTGGAAGGGCCTAAAGAAAATAGATGATACGCTGGATGTTTTTGCCTGTCATGGAGTAGGGGGAATTATGGGAATGATTCTTACCGCTGTTTTTGCTCATGGTGAAAAAGCAAGTTTATTACATGGAGGCATTGAGGTTTTTCTTCATCATATGGCCGCATTGGTTTTGGTTTCCGTTTTTACGTTTTTCGGCTCATTGGTTTTATATAAAATTACCAACGCAGTCATTACGCTCAGAGTTTCTGAAGAGTCTGAAAATAAGGGGCTTGATCTGTCTCAGCATGAGGAAAGTTTCAGCTGA